The proteins below come from a single Neochlamydia sp. AcF84 genomic window:
- the ccsA gene encoding cytochrome c biogenesis protein CcsA, translating to MDKACKIYLGWLKAFFYLLLFFILLIILIPSSSLNSYELSELALKEVPTSFKGRFRPLEVTARLWLEDYYHRQSIKSQHYQAFHRVGPSALSLLWHLQFQAHYHWDDTPLFWIYSARLKELLDLPVKDNYFTYQQLHQAIYERKKTNLALIKELVTYHFLKAYFEAPNYANREKMELSHLSSGLWAIFKKGQVFITAHPKNPPWQYLKPGFMTSDPSEELTSDHVKKHRHLNEEILRILQALKQFSYLKGPYAEGDKEYQALYRHLTAKNLAPYQIAEFLEQEYPLSQRLAYAGTILKVLPAKDGEWYSLNALTMHHYNVEKNLLEPISNFTLYPNEQFEQLRDLYYKLIKDYNNKEYKQQLANLLMDNYHPLIGQPIQKAWGKSLTYPSIKKLRMEHWYYQLPLIEATIALYSLAIILFSIGLSQKKQKFNKIGSCCIFLAFCLNTLILVLRCLILERPPVSNMFETVIYVPWIAVLTSLALARKMKNSFIMLSASIVALALIIMIKVTGLGSSLENVQAVLDSHYWLIIHVLMVVGSYGVFALAGVLGQIYLCQYLIHKQETSEMRELGQTILQAVYVGVILLIPGTLLGGIWAAQSWGRFWDWDPKESWAFISSCIYLIFIHAYTFKHIYFFGLAMGSILGLLAISFTWYGVNYILGTGLHSYGFGAGGEIYYYLFILAELFFLIVAGYFHLKAVQVKSFERK from the coding sequence ATGGATAAGGCGTGCAAAATTTATTTAGGATGGCTAAAAGCTTTTTTTTATCTTTTATTATTTTTTATATTGCTAATAATTTTGATTCCTTCCTCTTCATTGAATAGTTATGAGCTAAGCGAACTAGCTTTGAAGGAGGTGCCTACCTCTTTTAAAGGCCGATTTAGACCTTTGGAGGTAACAGCTCGCTTATGGCTTGAAGACTATTATCATCGACAATCTATCAAGTCACAGCATTATCAAGCTTTCCATAGGGTTGGGCCTTCAGCCTTATCTCTTCTTTGGCATCTTCAATTTCAGGCTCATTATCACTGGGATGACACCCCTCTTTTTTGGATTTACTCGGCCCGCTTGAAAGAATTATTAGACCTTCCCGTGAAAGATAATTATTTTACCTATCAACAGCTTCATCAAGCGATTTATGAGCGCAAAAAAACTAATCTTGCCTTGATTAAAGAATTAGTGACCTACCATTTCCTTAAAGCTTATTTTGAAGCTCCTAACTACGCCAATAGAGAAAAAATGGAGTTAAGTCATCTATCTTCTGGGCTCTGGGCTATCTTCAAAAAAGGTCAAGTTTTTATTACCGCCCATCCTAAAAATCCTCCTTGGCAATACCTTAAGCCCGGATTTATGACTTCCGATCCCAGTGAGGAGCTTACTTCTGACCATGTTAAAAAACATCGCCATCTTAACGAAGAAATTTTAAGAATTTTACAAGCTTTAAAACAGTTTTCTTATCTGAAAGGTCCTTATGCCGAGGGAGATAAGGAGTATCAAGCCCTTTATCGGCACTTAACAGCAAAAAACTTAGCCCCCTATCAAATCGCAGAATTTCTTGAGCAAGAATATCCTTTAAGCCAAAGACTAGCTTATGCGGGCACAATCCTCAAGGTTTTGCCCGCAAAAGATGGGGAATGGTATTCTCTTAATGCTCTTACCATGCATCACTACAATGTAGAAAAAAATCTATTAGAGCCTATTTCCAATTTTACTCTTTATCCTAATGAACAGTTTGAGCAGCTACGCGACCTTTACTATAAGCTTATCAAGGATTATAACAATAAAGAATATAAGCAGCAGCTAGCTAATCTACTGATGGATAATTATCATCCTCTAATTGGACAGCCTATTCAAAAGGCTTGGGGGAAATCTCTCACCTATCCTTCTATCAAAAAGTTAAGAATGGAGCATTGGTATTATCAATTACCTTTAATCGAAGCCACTATCGCTCTCTACAGCTTAGCCATTATCCTATTCTCCATTGGACTTAGCCAGAAAAAGCAAAAATTTAATAAAATTGGTTCTTGCTGTATCTTCCTAGCATTTTGTTTAAATACTCTAATTTTAGTTCTTCGCTGTCTTATTTTAGAGCGTCCTCCGGTATCCAATATGTTTGAAACCGTGATTTATGTACCATGGATCGCTGTATTGACAAGCCTTGCCCTTGCAAGGAAAATGAAAAATTCATTCATTATGTTAAGCGCATCTATCGTAGCGTTAGCTTTAATTATTATGATTAAAGTGACGGGCTTAGGAAGCAGCTTAGAAAATGTTCAAGCTGTTTTAGATTCTCACTATTGGTTAATTATTCATGTTTTAATGGTAGTAGGCAGCTACGGAGTCTTTGCCTTAGCAGGCGTTTTAGGACAGATCTACCTTTGTCAATATTTAATTCATAAACAGGAAACGTCCGAGATGCGAGAATTAGGCCAAACAATTTTGCAAGCAGTCTATGTGGGAGTTATTCTTCTTATTCCAGGTACTCTATTAGGAGGGATTTGGGCAGCTCAAAGTTGGGGCCGCTTTTGGGATTGGGATCCTAAAGAATCATGGGCCTTTATCTCTAGCTGCATTTATCTTATCTTCATCCATGCCTACACCTTTAAGCATATCTATTTCTTTGGATTAGCAATGGGGTCGATATTAGGCTTGCTAGCTATTAGCTTTACATGGTATGGAGTGAACTACATCTTAGGTACAGGATTACATAGCTATGGATTTGGAGCAGGGGGAGAAATTTATTATTATCTGTTTATTTTAGCGGAACTATTTTTTTTAATAGTTGCTGGCTATTTTCATTTAAAAGCTGTACAGGTAAAATCTTTTGAACGGAAATAA